CATCTTCTACTTAGGTGTATTTATAGTAACACTCTACCCGTTGGGCCTGAGCTTGCAAGAGTTAGGGAACTAGATGAGACATAGCCATGCACTTATGCCCCATTTAGGATGCTAGTGAACATGAGCCGAGACCATAAAGTTATTTTCCAAGCGCTTTCCATTGCGGGATTTGAACTTGTTGGGACCTCCACCTACTCTTAGAAGCGAGCCTATAAGTGACCAAACATTCCTAGTGATATGTTAAAATAATTCATATTGCACAGAGTGTGTATGTATGCACACTATATCTAATAactgaaattgattttgaactTAAAATAATGACttgaaatcacaattttaaaataaaaaacataccTTAAAATCATAATATTAGTTGTTTTTGCACAGTGTTTATATATCTACACACTGTGTGTAACAATCACTGCCCCATGTTATATGTACTTAGACTTAGACAAAAGACCATGGGGAGGGCCATTCATATGTCTTCCAGCTGCCTACTTCAATTCCCTTGCCCTTttttcaaagccaaaaaaaatatcattgtcATGGTGCTAGTGACATTTCACGTTTCTCTCTTTTCATAATAGGCATTTTAATTCACGTTTCAGTACTTTATAATGATATCATAGTGTACTGAGTTCCAGTAGAACTAATCAAACACACAAAATCAACCTCTTGCCAGTATGTGGAAAATGACATTTCaccatttttctttattgaaaatccttttctttttgataatcgATCAAGGTTTCACCTCCTTGACCCCTTATtaaacatcaaataaaaaacacaaagaagaaaaaagaaaaggaaaattataaGATTGCATGCattgcatacatacatacatactggttcttttcaaaaagaaagaactttCCGTCATGTGCCACGTACTTATTTATTGTCGATTATCTCATAAGAAGAAATGTTATTTGACTTTTCCTTCCACAGATTATCGTGTAGCTAGGCTAGGTTGAATTCTGGGAGTTCTAACTCCTCACACGAATAGAATATTTAGAAGAAGATGGTATATATGGACTACACACAGAAAGATCCAAATGGGTGAATGATACTTTTCTCAAAGTAATAAAGGCGAAAGGTTCCAGCAAAACGCGAAAACGCGTTGTACAGCTTTGCAAATACCCAATAGCCCTGcttttattatgaaaaagaaagttttttttttttttttttaatcttatgaAAAAGAAAGTCAGAAAACAAATAACGCGGtatctcttttttgtttttttaaattcttttccTCGATTAAAATATTACACTCtaaaatcttctttttctttttttaactttaatcatgaagaattattattattatctatactactatttaagagatttttcttattttgactggattttttttttttaaatgccccTACACCTCTAGGTTTAAGTtgagacaaaattaaaagacaatctggtaaaaatacatgtctaacttgctCTAAAACAatacctacaaaataggaataCTCTTTCACTAATCCACTTCTTCAAAACAACTATacgtttatatttttttaatataaaaataagttaaacaacccAGCAACGTATATCCAATAACAAaactaaatatcaaaaaataaataaataaataaactaaatagggGCAAAGCTTGGTAAAATTAATTCTTTAACTCCCACGTAAAACACTATCTATAAAATAGGACCACGCTCCCAATACACTCACATTgattttcaaactcaaattgcttcttcttcaaTTCTTCAATTCTCTCAATTTTGTGCTCTTTCCTCCAACTCCAAAGGACATTTTGAACTTTAGACTTGAAGTGTAGTTAATGGCAAAAATGTAAGTATTTATTTTCCTGTATTTgatttatatttggtttccttACTTTGTTATCATTATCCTTTTCATGTCAttatcatttctttcttttcttttttaatcttttcttttcttttatttggtcAGTTTGATGAgtgtttaatattttctctaatAAGAAATGGTGGGTAGAGTAGATAAGCAAGTAAATTACTAAATTGAATTcattaagaaatagaaatagataaaaaaaaatctgaaacagtctcaaaaaaatcaaatcccaCGTCCAATTACAAACCCACTAGCCACCATGACACTACCACACCCTCCCACAGAGAATTGTGGAAATCATGGGCATGGTCTTTAAAATACATTCAAATAGTTTTGGATAAACATAAccgttaataatttttttttaaagaatatatatcTATTAgtttttcaaagtttaaaaatattccgtaaaagaaaatactataaaagTTGCTTCCCacatttccttcaaaaaaaaaaacaaaaaaacaaaaaaacaaaaagcaaaaaaaaaaaaatttcaaacttccTTAACAATTGCTTTAGTAAAAACTACCCTTAtctgtttattaaaaaaaattgttttaaatattaattttaatttaatacatggggttttttttttctttctattatgTTCTTTTGAGTGTTATAAAAAGTGAACAAATCCATTAAATTATTTGGAGCTTTAACTTTAGATTCAATTTAttcatgatgattttttttttttttagttcagcCAAAacatcaatttgttttttttatcacactcttaggtttttttgtgattagaaaatgtaataatttcaaattataatttatgcaaaTCATTAaattgtacccaaaaaaataaaagagtctctAAGCACGCACGTGAGCGCATGCTCAGGggctagttattattattatcttaaatttGGTCCCTTCAACTTGGTGTtagcgtgtgagtgtattctcttatctcatctctcttcccctatatatgtgtgtgtgtgtgtgtgtttctcaaaaaaaaaaaaaaaaggttctaaaATGGACCTAGTTTGGGAAAAATGCTCATACATCCCCTAAACTTTCAACCACTGGCCAAAAGACCTCCTCAACTTTTATAAAGGCCAATTTACTCCTTAAATTATTCATACCTGCCAAATTAATACATCTGTTAGTTTGGTGTTAAAAAACTATCGTTCAAATCACATGAGAAGCACACAAAAATTAGAAAGGTGAATCAGCTTAGTTCTTTTTGCTTATTACAAGAACtgaagaaaaaaatgcaaaccGACTCGTCGTCGAGCACCGTCACCGTGAACACCATGTCCGCCTCGCCGTTCAAGTCACAACTATTCCATCCAAACGTTGTCATTTACAGCTCTCTCTACAGCTCTCCTCCGACCTACTCGTCCGACTCGCTGAATTCCGACTCGGTCTCCAACTCGAACTCGAACTCCGACTCCAACCGTCTGTACCACTCTCGGACCGAACAGGAGCACCAGGAGATCGTGAACCGGAATTCACTGTACCTCACTCGCCTCCGTGAGGCCACCGGAGAAGTGGAGGCTCTCCGCCAGGAGAACAGCCACCTCCACGTCGTCAACCGCGAGCTCAACAAGCAACTTAGCCTCCTCATCCACGCTTTGCTCcgctcctccaccacctccaacGACTTCACTACTGTGGCGTCGTTCTCTGCTCTTGACTCCGCGCTTCGAAGGTTGAGAATCGGAGGAGTTGGAGTtcgaggaggaggaggaggaatgAACGAAGGAAGCGATCACGATCACGATCAGATCCCCTGGGATGACGTGGCAACAGTGCCAAATCTGATAGAGAGTCCGACGAGCGTGATCGAGAGCAGAAGGCTCCAGAATGCTGACGTGGAGCGCTTCTCGTTACCGAAGAGTATCTCCATCAAGTCCAATCGTCTTCCTCTCTCTGAACCTGgctttttctttccctcccaACTAAGTTGATTCACCTTTGTAATTTTTGTGTGCTTCTCACTTGATTTAAATGTTAGCTTTTTAACACCAAACTAACAGATGTATTAATTTGGCAAGTGTAAATAGTTTAAGGAGTAAATTGGCCGTTATAAAATTTGAAGGGGTCTTTGGGCCAGTGGTTGAAAGTTTAAGGGGTGTATGGGCATTTTTCCCACCTAGTTTTGATGTTATTAATTTCCTATTTTACCCTTCACTCGCACTTGATGCTTAGGAGGCAGCCACTCACTGTGCATGGTTGGTGCTTTGGAGctttagggcccgtttggtaacGTTAttttagtaacgttgtttgtattttttagaaatacatgTGGTGTTTTGGAGATTTAGGGCCCGTTTGATAACGTTGTTTTAGTAACGCTGtctgtattttttagaaatacatgtgggtaaaaaagtgtgtggaaTTATgtttaatgttatttaaaaactaaaaagtgttGCTTAAAATACCATACCAAACGGTCccttaattttgataatttgggTGAATTTTAGTATTGGGTCACTCTTCACAAAGTTAAAGCTTACGACCATGGTGGCTTGGTTGGGACTATGAAGAAAGGGGACACGATGATTGTTGTTCATTATTTGGATGGTCTTAACACCTTTCTTACATAACCATTGACTTTAATACTATAAcaccatgaaaaaaaatatatcaataaaagttttgatatgTCACTTAATTTAAAAGCCTAAAACTATGACTTTGAGCCCAATTATTATACTAATTTCTCAAGCTCTTTTATGCTTTTTCTCCATGTGAGAACTTCCACTCACATTTGTATGCTCaacatttttgtaattttactATGTATATATAGGAAAGGGTAGTATGTGTTGATTAAGGAAGTCgtcacttagaaaattttttgggATGGGTGCTTGTTTGAGGTGGTAGCTAGATCTTGGTCATGGAAAATATGAACTATGGATAAAAAGGGGGGAAAAGATAAGGCAATTTCAAAATGGAAAATAACATCAAAACTAATGGTCCGTTTGGACTAAGAAGAAGTGATGAAGAGTAGAGTAAAATAGAGtagaattgacccaaaattagCTAATTTTTAGCCAACTTTACTCTACTCTTCTCTActtctccctcaatccaaacgggccctaagtTCTGGATTTGGGATATGTTCACTCAAAGGAAATTGTGGTAAATGCGGATGATGTGGATGAATTGGTGTAATCAGAAATTTTGGAAAGGGTGACTGTTTGAGGTGGTACTCAAAACTTGGTCATGGCAAAGAGAACAAGAGCAACCGAAGGAGAGACAATGTAATAAGAATAATATGGgaaataacatcaaaattatgttgttttttCGGCTCAATGATTGCACATTTGTTAAAAGAGAAAAGctatattcataacattttcactaCAAATCATAAATGGGAGGTTGTTTTTAGATATTATTAgagggtaaaaaagtaatttcaatagtagatttaaattagaataaaaaacaaCTTATCACCTagtatttgttgaaaaaataatgTATCTATGACACTTCTCTTGTTGAAAGTGACAAAGAAACACATTAATTAAACACAATGGAATTTAaagtatgaaataaaaaatatcaaagttATAAGGTTAGGaccaaattaaaaactttagGCCGGCCAAATATACATTATATCGGTCTATTGGCGACCATAAACACATTGCAAGTACCtactattaattattgttgtatttttttaatcatgtcACTATGACTAAGCATCTAAAGATAAATGCTGGCTTGGGGGACCTCAATCTTAATGTCCACTTCTAATTAATGTTACCGCATAATTAGTAATATTAATTATGAATTTCCATGTTTAATTAATGTTACCGCATAATTAGTAATATTATGGTGGGGACCTACCTAAAATCGACTTATTTCATCTACTTTGCGTTACCAAATTGAATTAGCATTTGCTTTATTATGCAACTTGCCTAGAGTCTTTCGGTGGAAGTTTTTGCCctcccacacctcacaagcaatTATAACAAGCaattatacttgtaaagtgataATCGCATCAAAAGAATACTGTAGTggccatttttattttaactctcttatatttgattttattttattttttatattggcTCTACTGtcctttttcttaataatagagcaagacttaggtacagtacttaggtgttgttctttAGGTTTCTCCTTTAAGATTCTatcatgtggattttttctcatgaaatagaagtgtattttttagtcaAATAGTCATGTGACTGAACTTTAAGAGGAGAACCTAAAGAATAACACCTAAAATACTTAGttaagttttatcattttagtaAATAGTGACATTTGACATTATATAAGTGGCGTGCTTAATAAATGCCACTTAATTATTTCGCACTTGATAGTTAAgactactaataaaaattaacgACATAACATAACtataacaaataacaataacaatagaAGATAGCTTGTCATTTTATGattaaattgagaaaaaattttatttacacTAGTATTAAAGCATTAGACAAACCTATAACTTCGGGTAGAGTCATATGTATCTGTGAACAAGTAGTCCACTAAATTTTGCCTTTATATTGAGCTTCTTTCCCATGAAACCCACATATGATTGCATCAAGAAGTGTGGAACAGATATCTGGAAATACATTATAGAAAATTTGTCGGCAGTTTGAGTGTGACGCAGTCTATTATACAATATAATGACAATAAAAAGCGCAATACTGAAAAAAAGATTCATCCACATTATAACTTGTGTTTGCTATTGAAATGTTGAAAAACATTTCTCAAGTAGTCCAAAAGAGTGTAAGCATGATGTCAAGGGAACAACACCGCTAAACGTTAGAGGCTGCATAGATCAGGGCCATCCTAAGgccccacccaaaaaaagaaaaaaaaaatccccttaaGAAAAAAGACCCAAATTCCAAGGGttaaaaccccaaatttttataaaattatatatattttttaaaggttgtgtatttttttttattagtgatattaagaatactacaaattttattattaacttACAAATTGCCAAGTtactaatcacaaaaaagtgatttaaacatttattagttaaattgatgaatttcattgatgagaGTCAATGTCACAtcatattgtgaacattttatAGTGCTTTAAGcgcatttttcctttttatttctattaagACTTTCAATGTACGAGACCAATAGAATCCTAAGCCAATTGGAActctaaaatgtttcaaaaaaaatgttgcaaataTGGTAAATTATCAATTATAGATTAATTTCCCCTAATAATTtgagactttaatttttgtaaattgatATCCTAGAAAAccacacaccaaataatatcTATCTCCCTCCCTTTAAAAcaagatataaaattaaaaattacattttaactTTACTTAATTATGTATTGTTGTATATctaaaataaagtatttttttaatcgtaatatatttttatttctttttattaatatttatcgttgtatatccaaaataaagtacttttttaatcataatatatttttattttttttattaatatttatcgttgtatattcaaaataaagtatttttttaatcataatatatttttatttctttttattaatatttatggttcaactatgattttcaattctctatatgaaattaacattAGTTTGTGgttttcagttagctcaactggtaaagtctctaatggttgaataagaaatctaggGTTCAATCCTAGCATATACTTatatcaaaaactgattggtgtcttaatctgatgataaagagctatcgtCAGAAGTAGAtttcataggttgaaactctctcacaaaaaaaaaaaatagtgtaattagtattattcatcaaattatgtatttaatatatcaaattaaccttaatttgattaatattaaataattttacttaattaatatttacatattaaaaGCCCTGCATAAATTTTTATGCCTTAGGCCCAAGTAATGTGGGCCTGCCCTGGCTTCATTCTTAGGGCAACACCAAAGGCGTGTTCCACTGACATCACTCCAAGGTCAAGAAGAGATGAGACATTCTTTAGTGTACTACCCTATACCCCGAGCACTACCATAAGCAATACCGGTTCAATCCCAAGATGTTGCTGAGCTAGACACACTCATTGGTCGATTGCCTGCAGGGACAAGGGTAGTACATGCGTGAAATGCTCTCATTGGCTTAGGGTAAGGATAGCCTAAAATCATGCCCCCTTCATGATCATACTCGACACTGTCCTCCCCCTCCCTATCCTTTCCTTTGTTTCAATCTCTTCCTCTTGGCAGCAAGAAGTGTACTAATGCAAGCTGTCTTTTTGGTATATTTGAAATACTACTACGATGCCttcacctatatatatatacaccaaaTACATTTcttttactataaaataaagGGACACTGGTCATAGTAGAGAAGAATGAATAGAAAACATAACATTGTGCAAAGCAGCAAAAAGCTCCGCATTATATTGTATTGTTCTTGAGAGccccgtttggtaatgttgttctagtaacgttgtttgtattttttaaaaatacgtatGACGGTATGagtgaaaaagtatgtaaaaatacgtataatattgtttaaacactgaaaactgttatttaagtGCATGTACTAAACACCCTCTGAGCATTCAGAAATACAATCTTTCTCAGAGTAAATACGTTTTATCCTTACTCCACCATGGTTTTTCCTCCCTTTCTTGGGGTTTTccatgtttatttgttttgttccCTTTTACAATTTGTCTCTTATTCATctagtagaaggaaaaaaaaaccatttttgaACTTTGACGAATGGTATTTTAGATGCATTGAAGTTATGATTTAGAGGTGACTATTGTTTTGCTCCTAAAATCTTACTGACATATACAtgtattaagaatataaaaaagatggagtccaaacaattaaattttaaaaatatgaactCATGCTAATTTTTCAGTAAGAGTTGTTAGTTGAAACCATGATCTACATGCCTACAgtcaattttataatcaaactTTGTTAGTACAATTATGAGGTTTCATTCTACCCACGGTGTACACGAATAAGAAGAGGCCATAACTGAAGCCCGAACAAGGCCTAACTGGCTTTTTAGCTGCAGCCTTTGGACTGGGCCTTCTCTGATTGGACTGATGACTGAATTTTGTGAGAGTCTAAAACCAAGGCTTTTTAGGACCGACCAAAACGTTTGCACAAGATTTAGATCCCTCACAAAAGAAGTACATGAGCTTCTGGTTTTGTTGCTCTTTAGTCACTAGCATGTTGACTTCCTTTTAAAAAGTGGGGAGCAAATAAagaaatttacataaaaaattcgCGCTTAGATTATTTTCATCAAAGatctcaaaaaatttaacatttagtatctcaaaaacttactttatttattttaataattcaatttacaatacactcaacatcaaaagttttacttttctttaccacttcattaatatttttattattttataaaaaaatgagaaagaaggtGAGAAGAAAAGATGaatagtgagagagaaaaaagatattttaattaaagtagTATCTATGACAGTCCACTGTAGCTCAGATGCTAATAATTTTAAGAGTAAAATCTTTGTTCTAGTATGCTTTTTTGGAATAAGAtgctaaaaaatagcatttttggcttttgagatacttgatgagaatgctcttacaaaaaaaaaaaaaaaaccaaatgggTATGTACCATTtgtgaaaataatttaaaattaaaactattatAACTCAACTGacactttttagtatttttaaccTCAATTGTACATGGTTCAAATCCGACTAACTCCATTGTTGTATAacttgtaactatcaaattataaaaagaatgaGTATTAATGTTAAATTATGTCTTTTACTATAATCCAATTTAACATCATAGCTAtgttattttgatatttcataagatattataatataaaaaaaccaaataattgaAGGGACTAATTGAGTAATTTGATctacttattttatatttgtttttcaataatggctattttttcaagaaaaataataaacaaaattgataatttcTCATATTACTACAATCTTAAACGGTTTACATTTTATTAGAATCTAATACATccgtacatatatataattatcaaatatatatcacaaaaaaataagattataaataaaaatacaaaaatataatataaatggtaaaaaaattgaattaaaaaataatagttttgataggtatttttagaagaataatTTTGATAGTTATATAAGGAGTCCGAATTTGGAAAGGATGGGTGTAAACCcatgttttacaccatccaataagagattgtcacattgattttttacttaaaactcaataaatCCTATCACACATAATACCATTTCAATAAACTCACAATTAAGTTGGATTTTTaaatgggtattagaattgattgagtgtAAAACCTATgtttacaccatccaataagaTAATATCACATcagttttttacttaaaattcaatacatcctaccacacataataacatctcaataaactcaTAGTTAAGTTGGATTTTTAAATGAGTATTATAATTAATTGAGTATGGTTGTGTCTATTCTTTAATATGTAATATGATAATGTGGCATATTGAAATTGGAGAgataaaacttgagttttacaCCACAtacttatagaatttaatctcatagataaattattaaaaaacttggggggggggggagtaatgaaaatgttgaaaattaaGATGTATTGAGAAAATGGTGATTAATGGTAGGACTTAAAAAGACAATCAAGTTTGTCACAATGAAGAAAATAGTAAATGATGAAATtaagagaaataaaagaaaaatggcaAAACTGCACCATTAGTTTCTGAAGTTTACCATATAAGCACAATTGGTCCCTTAAATTCTAAGTAATTGCTATTGGTTCCTTAAGTTTCAATAATGAGTATAGTCCTTTTGTTAACTGCCATTAGTTTTATAGACCATATGGCTAACAGAATAGTAACTTgacatatttttaattgatgtggcattttttcaattaaaatattatagaatTCAATTTTAATAAACTCACTGCATTTGATGTGGCATAATGTTATATtgaatgattaaaataataaattatcaagtcttatatatttatatttagaaaaCAGATTAGAGATTAAAGAATTCATTAGAATCTCTAAAATCAGTTAAAACACCAAATCATTTAAGTGACCATTCATCTCCTCCCAAAATCTCTTCGTCGGTGTCACATTCAAGACTTGCTCACCGTTGATTACTATCCACCCACGTCCTTGCCGGTATAGACCCGTCAAAACCTCCACCTCACTGCCAAAGTATCCACCACATCCTAGCCTGTATCTAAACTGGATATCATCGTCCTGTTTTTTTATATTGCATTTTAATCTACTATATATAGCAAATGATATTTGGTTTGGCCAGATTGTTGTGTAAAGATATGCTTTGCTGGC
This portion of the Castanea sativa cultivar Marrone di Chiusa Pesio chromosome 7, ASM4071231v1 genome encodes:
- the LOC142643232 gene encoding zinc finger CCCH domain-containing protein 15-like, which translates into the protein MQTDSSSSTVTVNTMSASPFKSQLFHPNVVIYSSLYSSPPTYSSDSLNSDSVSNSNSNSDSNRLYHSRTEQEHQEIVNRNSLYLTRLREATGEVEALRQENSHLHVVNRELNKQLSLLIHALLRSSTTSNDFTTVASFSALDSALRRLRIGGVGVRGGGGGMNEGSDHDHDQIPWDDVATVPNLIESPTSVIESRRLQNADVERFSLPKSISIKSNRLPLSEPGFFFPSQLS